The following coding sequences lie in one Flagellimonas eckloniae genomic window:
- a CDS encoding SDR family NAD(P)-dependent oxidoreductase, translated as MQRFKGKVAVVTGGARDIGRAISVKLAKEGAKVVVNYYNSESGANETVDEIKAAGGDAIAVKADVSKLSDIENLKARTVESFGNKVDVLVSNAGGLFARKTLQEFDESFYDLVMNVNFKSAVFVMKAFEPLMGKGASIVNLSSQAARDGGGGGSSLYSSSKGAVTTFTRAMAKELGPKGVRVNAVCPGLIGTKFHDDFTKDEVRTKVAAGTPLRREGSASEVADLVVYLAGDESSFITGANYDINGGLAFS; from the coding sequence ATGCAAAGATTTAAAGGAAAGGTGGCAGTTGTTACCGGTGGAGCTAGGGATATAGGACGGGCAATATCGGTAAAACTTGCAAAAGAAGGCGCCAAGGTAGTTGTAAACTATTACAATTCCGAATCTGGAGCAAATGAGACGGTTGATGAGATAAAAGCTGCCGGAGGTGATGCTATTGCTGTTAAAGCTGATGTTTCAAAACTGAGTGATATAGAGAACTTAAAAGCAAGAACGGTTGAATCTTTTGGAAATAAAGTAGACGTTTTAGTGAGTAATGCAGGAGGGCTTTTTGCCCGTAAAACATTACAGGAATTTGATGAGTCATTTTATGACTTGGTCATGAACGTTAATTTTAAATCTGCAGTTTTTGTTATGAAAGCTTTTGAGCCTTTAATGGGCAAAGGAGCTTCCATTGTAAATCTTTCTTCACAAGCAGCCAGAGATGGAGGAGGTGGAGGTTCTTCTCTATATAGTTCCTCCAAAGGAGCTGTGACTACATTTACCAGGGCAATGGCAAAAGAACTCGGGCCTAAGGGAGTACGGGTAAATGCGGTCTGTCCGGGTTTAATAGGCACAAAGTTCCATGACGATTTCACAAAAGATGAAGTCCGTACTAAAGTTGCTGCTGGAACCCCTTTAAGAAGGGAGGGCTCAGCATCAGAAGTAGCTGATTTGGTAGTTTATTTGGCAGGTGATGAATCGTCATTTATTACCGGCGCTAATTATGATATCAATGGAGGTTTAGCCTTCAGTTGA
- a CDS encoding SDR family NAD(P)-dependent oxidoreductase: MNLNGKIALITGATGGIGFQVAKRLGKDGYTVILNGIEDEEGAKRVEELTSEGITSEYYGFDVTKEEEVTSNVNTIGEKYGKIDVLVNNAGGLGGRSRFEDMTTEFYRFVMALNLDSTFFASRAAIPFLKKGENPSIINYTSIAGWNAGGPGAGIYGTSKAGVHAITRALAKDLAEYGIRVNAVSPGTIDTPFHAQIKSTKPEVFQSWKNNILLGRLGQPEDVASVISFLVSDDASFMTAETIQVGGGQGLGI; this comes from the coding sequence ATGAATTTAAACGGAAAAATAGCTTTGATTACAGGAGCAACAGGTGGTATCGGCTTTCAAGTGGCTAAAAGACTTGGAAAAGATGGATATACTGTAATCTTAAACGGAATAGAAGATGAAGAAGGGGCTAAGAGAGTTGAGGAGCTCACCTCAGAAGGGATTACCTCTGAATATTATGGGTTCGATGTTACTAAAGAAGAAGAAGTAACTTCAAATGTCAATACTATCGGAGAGAAGTACGGTAAAATAGATGTGCTCGTAAACAATGCTGGAGGATTGGGTGGAAGATCGAGGTTCGAGGATATGACAACTGAATTTTACAGATTTGTTATGGCCTTAAATCTTGACTCAACGTTTTTTGCTTCAAGAGCTGCAATCCCTTTCCTTAAAAAAGGAGAGAATCCTTCAATAATCAACTATACATCAATTGCTGGTTGGAATGCTGGTGGCCCCGGCGCTGGTATTTATGGAACATCTAAGGCTGGAGTACACGCAATAACACGGGCGCTGGCAAAAGATCTTGCCGAATACGGAATTCGTGTGAATGCTGTATCTCCGGGTACAATAGACACTCCCTTTCATGCTCAAATTAAATCTACAAAACCAGAGGTGTTCCAGTCATGGAAGAACAATATCTTACTTGGAAGATTGGGGCAACCAGAAGACGTAGCTTCAGTAATTTCATTTTTGGTGAGTGATGATGCTTCTTTTATGACTGCTGAAACAATTCAAGTTGGTGGAGGACAAGGGTTAGGAATATAG
- a CDS encoding MFS transporter, protein MKVKGLRWWIIMLIFLATVINYIDRTAFALLWPEMGKDLGMDNSDYAFMLNLFMAAYAIGKFASGKLYDEIGTRLGFTVSIVVWSVACVFHAFAKGLGSLSLFRVLLGLGEAGNWPGAVKSNGEWFPVKERATAQGIFNSGASIGNVIAPFIIIFLYTGYGWKMTYVILGVVGLLWVIPWLFINKAKPENHKWITDAEKELILKDRIDKVKENEDKKQKGLSVLKILSYKESWGVLSCRFFIEPIWWFFVGWMPIYLGDRFGLNIKETQTIWISYLMAAAGSIIGGMFTGALMKKLSVDASRKITIAIGGLLILIAFVCIITYVKEDNFMAFIYLAGLALFGFQFAIGNIQTISSDLFRGPSVGTLAGLAGTIAAVSPMIMNWFVGQITTNSYTPAFIAICVSVVLGVLSIFILIKNIGPVRKKII, encoded by the coding sequence ATGAAAGTAAAGGGATTAAGGTGGTGGATAATAATGCTTATTTTTTTAGCCACTGTTATAAATTACATAGACAGAACGGCTTTTGCATTATTATGGCCAGAGATGGGCAAGGACTTGGGTATGGACAACTCGGACTATGCTTTTATGCTCAACCTATTCATGGCGGCATATGCTATAGGTAAGTTTGCTTCCGGAAAATTATATGATGAAATAGGAACACGTTTGGGTTTTACAGTTTCCATAGTTGTCTGGTCCGTAGCATGTGTCTTTCATGCATTTGCAAAGGGTCTAGGATCACTTTCTCTTTTTAGGGTGTTACTTGGACTTGGAGAGGCAGGGAATTGGCCAGGTGCCGTAAAAAGCAATGGAGAATGGTTTCCGGTTAAAGAACGTGCAACAGCTCAGGGTATTTTTAATTCGGGAGCCTCTATAGGGAATGTCATAGCTCCGTTCATTATTATCTTTTTATATACTGGATACGGATGGAAAATGACCTATGTTATCTTGGGTGTAGTTGGCTTATTGTGGGTAATACCATGGCTTTTTATAAACAAGGCTAAACCTGAGAACCATAAGTGGATAACCGATGCTGAAAAAGAACTTATTCTTAAAGACAGAATTGATAAAGTAAAAGAGAACGAAGATAAAAAACAAAAAGGATTGAGTGTATTGAAAATCCTTAGTTATAAAGAATCTTGGGGAGTTTTGTCCTGTAGATTTTTTATTGAACCCATTTGGTGGTTTTTTGTTGGTTGGATGCCCATTTATTTAGGGGATAGATTTGGCTTGAACATTAAGGAGACCCAAACCATCTGGATTTCATATTTAATGGCTGCTGCCGGAAGTATAATTGGTGGAATGTTTACTGGAGCATTGATGAAAAAACTTTCTGTGGATGCTTCCAGAAAAATTACAATTGCAATTGGGGGGCTATTGATTTTAATTGCCTTTGTCTGCATAATAACATACGTGAAAGAAGATAATTTCATGGCATTTATATACCTAGCGGGATTAGCCTTATTTGGATTTCAATTTGCAATAGGTAATATTCAAACTATTTCAAGTGATCTCTTCAGAGGTCCATCAGTTGGTACCCTTGCCGGTTTGGCAGGAACGATAGCAGCGGTGTCGCCAATGATCATGAACTGGTTCGTTGGTCAAATCACAACAAACTCATATACACCTGCATTTATAGCCATATGTGTATCAGTTGTGTTGGGTGTTTTATCAATATTTATATTAATAAAAAATATTGGTCCAGTTAGAAAAAAGATAATTTAA
- a CDS encoding FadR/GntR family transcriptional regulator: MRVEILTKSENEDVQKNIISKLRDLVNYKNLEPGDKLPSERMLSEKFGVSRNNVREAIQKLEFFGILKSRPQSGTFIANIGTVAMNGMFDDILRLEDPDFKSLVETRILLELKTVRLASLRRTDEDLKGLRAALDAYNKKVLDGKDAVEEDLLFHLAIAKASKNSTMNTFMLIITPEIITNFEKYHVCDANQSFIGIQEHEDIYEAIKNQDPQSAKEKMKVHFKMLYQYCYNSGGEEDK; the protein is encoded by the coding sequence ATGCGAGTTGAAATACTTACTAAAAGTGAAAATGAAGACGTTCAGAAGAATATAATCTCCAAGCTTAGGGATTTGGTAAATTATAAAAATCTGGAGCCTGGAGATAAGTTGCCATCAGAGAGAATGCTGTCAGAAAAGTTTGGGGTCAGTAGAAACAATGTGCGCGAAGCTATTCAGAAACTGGAGTTTTTTGGCATTTTGAAATCAAGACCACAAAGCGGAACTTTCATAGCAAATATTGGCACAGTAGCTATGAATGGGATGTTCGATGATATTTTACGTCTGGAAGACCCAGATTTTAAATCATTGGTTGAAACTCGAATTTTACTCGAGTTAAAAACAGTCAGATTGGCATCGTTGAGAAGAACTGATGAAGATTTGAAGGGATTAAGGGCAGCATTGGATGCATACAATAAAAAAGTGTTGGATGGGAAGGATGCTGTTGAGGAGGATTTGCTGTTTCATTTGGCAATAGCAAAAGCAAGTAAGAACAGTACCATGAATACCTTTATGTTGATAATTACACCTGAGATTATTACAAATTTTGAAAAATATCACGTGTGCGATGCAAATCAATCTTTTATTGGCATTCAAGAGCATGAAGATATTTATGAAGCTATAAAAAATCAAGATCCACAATCAGCAAAAGAGAAAATGAAGGTTCATTTTAAAATGTTGTACCAATACTGTTACAATTCCGGAGGGGAAGAGGATAAATAG
- a CDS encoding polysaccharide lyase family 7 protein, protein MKKLRKDLLVFAVLIFLSVNATSQKKKSSVAESKTKIEKRKKKKLRLPDIDLSHWKVTIPEGKGKGGAVSVEPPEILDYAMNETLKPFMYNDSVSGALVFHAYPTEATTANTKYSRSELREQMVPGDDNVNWTFAQGGVLKAKMAMDEVSRDKNGKYHKVIILQIHGRLTNEQRDLIGQKDNNAPPILKIYWDKGKIRVKTKVLKSLAATQEGILHEEAWGDDKGHTFEEEVGFGKFYIEVKVTDGKMVVSLNKNEFAVYDDASIRRWGVFENYFKAGNYFQTRDEGAFAKVKIYELQVEH, encoded by the coding sequence ATGAAAAAACTTCGAAAAGATTTATTGGTATTTGCTGTACTAATTTTTCTATCTGTTAACGCTACTTCTCAAAAAAAGAAAAGTAGCGTTGCAGAGTCGAAGACAAAAATTGAAAAGCGCAAAAAGAAGAAGTTAAGGCTTCCTGATATTGATTTATCCCATTGGAAAGTTACCATTCCTGAAGGAAAAGGAAAAGGAGGAGCTGTAAGTGTGGAGCCACCGGAGATTTTGGATTATGCAATGAATGAAACATTAAAGCCATTTATGTATAATGACTCTGTTTCTGGAGCATTGGTTTTCCATGCATACCCAACTGAAGCAACAACTGCTAACACAAAATATTCAAGGTCCGAATTGAGGGAGCAGATGGTTCCTGGAGATGATAATGTAAACTGGACTTTTGCCCAAGGTGGTGTTTTAAAAGCCAAAATGGCCATGGATGAAGTGTCTAGAGACAAGAATGGAAAATACCATAAAGTTATCATTTTGCAGATTCATGGTAGATTGACCAATGAGCAACGTGATTTGATAGGACAAAAGGACAATAATGCCCCTCCAATTTTGAAAATTTACTGGGATAAGGGCAAAATTAGGGTCAAGACGAAAGTACTTAAATCTCTAGCGGCCACCCAAGAAGGAATATTGCATGAGGAAGCATGGGGTGATGATAAGGGTCATACGTTTGAGGAGGAAGTAGGATTTGGAAAATTTTATATAGAAGTCAAGGTTACCGATGGCAAAATGGTAGTGTCTTTAAATAAAAATGAATTCGCTGTATATGACGATGCAAGTATTAGAAGATGGGGTGTGTTTGAAAATTACTTCAAAGCAGGAAACTATTTTCAGACAAGGGATGAAGGAGCATTTGCCAAGGTTAAAATTTATGAATTACAGGTTGAACATTAA